The proteins below come from a single Nitrosospira sp. Is2 genomic window:
- the dapD gene encoding 2,3,4,5-tetrahydropyridine-2,6-dicarboxylate N-succinyltransferase has protein sequence MDQLQSTIEEAFERRAEITPRNVDAKLKESVAQVLEMLDNGKLRVAEKINGEWNTYQWIKKAVLLSFRIEDNTFIKGGFSNYFDKVPSKFADYSSKDFRNGGFRVVPPAAVRKGAFIASNVVLMPSYVNIGAYVDEGAMVDTWATVGSCAQVGKNVHLSGGVGIGGVLEPVQANPTIIEDNCFIGARSEIVEGVIVGENSVISMGVYIGQSTKIYNRETGEVSYGRIPPGSVVVSGNLPSADGKYSLYCAVIVKQVDAKTRAKTGINELLRGI, from the coding sequence ATGGATCAGCTGCAAAGTACCATTGAAGAAGCATTCGAACGCCGTGCCGAGATCACGCCACGAAATGTGGATGCAAAACTCAAGGAATCCGTAGCGCAGGTGCTGGAAATGCTCGACAACGGTAAACTGCGAGTGGCGGAAAAAATAAACGGTGAATGGAACACGTATCAATGGATCAAAAAAGCCGTGCTGCTTTCCTTTCGCATAGAGGACAATACTTTCATCAAGGGCGGTTTTTCCAACTATTTCGATAAGGTTCCGTCCAAATTCGCGGATTACAGTTCCAAGGATTTCCGTAATGGCGGCTTCCGCGTCGTGCCCCCGGCAGCGGTGCGAAAAGGCGCGTTCATTGCCAGCAATGTGGTACTAATGCCGTCGTACGTCAACATCGGTGCGTATGTCGATGAAGGCGCAATGGTCGATACCTGGGCCACGGTCGGGTCATGCGCTCAGGTTGGCAAGAATGTGCATCTCTCAGGCGGTGTGGGAATAGGCGGCGTGCTCGAACCCGTTCAAGCGAATCCAACGATAATCGAGGACAACTGCTTTATCGGCGCGCGCTCGGAAATTGTCGAGGGCGTCATTGTCGGCGAGAACTCGGTGATTTCCATGGGGGTATACATCGGCCAGAGTACCAAGATTTACAATCGTGAAACGGGTGAAGTCAGCTATGGGCGCATTCCGCCCGGATCAGTCGTTGTCTCGGGCAACCTTCCCTCAGCGGATGGCAAATACAGCCTTTATTGCGCGGTTATCGTGAAACAGGTGGACGCCAAAACACGGGCCAAGACCGGTATAAACGAGCTTCTGCGCGGCATTTAG
- the dapC gene encoding succinyldiaminopimelate transaminase, with amino-acid sequence MNPNLDRLQPYPFQKLNKLFEGAAPEQAYSPISLHIGEPKHATPDFIRQAVTENLAGMAVYPTTLGARSLRTSIAAWLTRRYRLPEIDPETQVIPVNGSREALFSFAQAVIDPSRAEAIVVCPNPFYQIYEGAALLAGATPHFLNTMPENDFALDYGQLPEDTWSRCQLVYVCSPGNPTGRVMSMDEWRYLFELSDRYGFVIASDECYAEIYFDEDAPPLGALEAAHRLGRSGFPRLVVFSSLSKRSNVPGMRSGFAAGDASILKKFLLYRTYHGSAMNPAVQAASKSAWDDEDHVVENRRLYREKFQAVTKSLQESLQVSMPDAAFYLWVRTPGSDVQFTRELYRNYNVTVLPGSYLARHANGINPGENFIRIALVAPLAECVEAVQRIKMLVSA; translated from the coding sequence TTGAATCCCAATCTCGACCGCCTGCAGCCCTATCCCTTCCAGAAGCTCAACAAGCTGTTTGAGGGGGCGGCGCCGGAGCAGGCCTATTCGCCCATCAGCCTCCACATCGGCGAGCCTAAACACGCCACGCCCGATTTCATCCGCCAGGCTGTGACGGAGAATCTTGCCGGCATGGCGGTTTACCCGACCACGCTGGGCGCCCGATCGCTACGAACCAGCATTGCCGCGTGGTTGACCCGACGCTACCGGCTACCGGAAATTGATCCCGAAACACAGGTCATTCCGGTCAACGGAAGTCGTGAAGCCCTGTTTTCCTTTGCTCAGGCAGTGATTGATCCGTCCCGGGCAGAGGCAATTGTAGTGTGTCCGAATCCTTTTTATCAGATATATGAAGGTGCGGCCTTGTTGGCGGGTGCTACTCCCCATTTCCTGAACACGATGCCAGAGAACGACTTTGCGCTCGACTATGGACAACTGCCCGAGGATACCTGGTCGCGTTGTCAGTTGGTCTACGTTTGCTCTCCCGGCAACCCCACAGGCAGGGTAATGAGCATGGACGAGTGGAGATATCTGTTCGAATTATCCGATCGTTATGGTTTTGTCATTGCTTCCGACGAGTGCTACGCCGAGATTTATTTCGACGAGGACGCACCCCCGCTTGGCGCCCTCGAAGCCGCTCATCGTCTGGGCCGTAGCGGCTTTCCCAGGCTGGTGGTATTCAGCAGCCTGTCCAAAAGATCAAATGTGCCGGGCATGCGGTCAGGGTTTGCCGCAGGCGACGCGTCGATACTCAAGAAATTTCTGCTCTACCGTACCTACCATGGCAGCGCCATGAACCCGGCGGTCCAGGCGGCGAGCAAATCAGCGTGGGACGACGAGGATCACGTCGTCGAAAACCGGCGCCTATACCGGGAGAAATTTCAGGCCGTTACGAAATCGCTGCAGGAAAGCCTGCAGGTGTCAATGCCCGACGCGGCGTTTTATCTGTGGGTAAGGACACCTGGTAGCGACGTACAGTTCACCCGTGAGCTCTATCGCAATTATAATGTTACCGTTTTGCCGGGAAGCTACCTTGCGCGGCATGCCAATGGAATCAACCCTGGCGAAAACTTCATCCGCATCGCCCTCGTCGCGCCGTTGGCGGAGTGCGTGGAAGCGGTCCAACGGATAAAAATGCTAGTATCCGCCTGA
- a CDS encoding DMT family transporter, with amino-acid sequence MTNQNQQNVYPVLALLGGAAIWGLLWYPYRLLEEAEVSGPIATALTYVIALLLGLALFGRNLRTSRILCGKPQLLLWIGLCAGWTNLAYVLGVIHGEIMRVMLLFYLAPLWTIVFSRLLLTEVLSLHGYLVIALSLAGAIVMLWQPQQGFSMPSSYGDWMGLSAGFMFALSNVISRMDQAHTIQLKSLAVWMGVTVIAFGYSLFLSPPSLGSVPAEIYLLILGVGVVVFGLSVAVQYGLTHVSANRAIVIMLFELVIAALGAYFLAGEAMTAREWIGGAMIISASLFSSRMNRA; translated from the coding sequence ATGACTAATCAAAACCAGCAAAATGTGTATCCCGTGTTGGCCCTGCTCGGGGGGGCGGCTATTTGGGGTCTGCTATGGTATCCCTACCGGCTGCTGGAAGAAGCGGAGGTGAGCGGTCCTATCGCTACCGCGCTCACTTATGTTATCGCATTATTGCTGGGCTTGGCCCTGTTCGGGAGAAACCTGCGAACGTCCCGAATTCTATGCGGTAAGCCCCAATTATTGCTCTGGATCGGATTGTGCGCCGGGTGGACTAATCTTGCATACGTGCTCGGCGTGATTCACGGCGAAATCATGCGAGTTATGCTCTTGTTTTATCTCGCACCGCTTTGGACGATCGTGTTTTCGCGCCTGCTGCTGACCGAAGTGCTCAGTCTGCACGGATACCTGGTTATTGCGTTGTCTCTGGCTGGGGCGATTGTCATGCTATGGCAACCCCAACAGGGCTTTTCAATGCCTTCGTCTTATGGCGACTGGATGGGATTGTCTGCCGGCTTCATGTTCGCCCTCTCAAACGTGATAAGCCGCATGGATCAGGCGCACACCATACAATTGAAGTCGCTTGCGGTGTGGATGGGGGTTACGGTGATTGCCTTCGGCTACAGCCTTTTTTTGTCGCCGCCATCGCTGGGCAGTGTTCCTGCCGAGATTTATCTGCTCATCCTGGGCGTGGGGGTGGTGGTGTTCGGGCTGAGCGTGGCGGTGCAATATGGCCTGACGCATGTTTCCGCAAATCGCGCGATTGTCATTATGCTGTTCGAACTGGTCATTGCTGCGCTGGGGGCTTACTTTCTCGCGGGCGAGGCCATGACAGCGAGAGAATGGATTGGCGGCGCAATGATTATTTCCGCCAGCCTGTTTTCCTCGCGGATGAATCGGGCGTAA